A single Biomphalaria glabrata chromosome 2, xgBioGlab47.1, whole genome shotgun sequence DNA region contains:
- the LOC106068824 gene encoding uncharacterized protein LOC106068824 isoform X6, with amino-acid sequence MSSNDVIKSVAKRLKYYFEIQRLEDGFDLSDVHQPLLDHPPLKVKNAREPIKSKKEAQVRKLLENYMKSYCFQEDCFCFSHSKMLPARKKTLPNCYCFHQAKKCPHGLKLSSGLRRRKKQRNIVGGWPLLRSVPDQHISRGEATRLVNSATKILAATTNLGLYPGAVDYTLVKYDPSLYTKNQPKKQITAKYSPVYTRKERALSRQQKKFVDDSDTESNSSRSSGSRPHSPTPSHSSSRSSSSSSSSGYTKSSVVSNRSSSTTDKPSPTSARFRSQAFITLPETEQKEEIKVVQSTQTVDLISEPAEQQKKSQEEVCVGPLCQYEVYVRTGNRLGASTKASIKMIMYGEKGRTKEFVLKDSKKHKIPFQKGREDMFALTAHHIGQIKQIQIGHDRSELNYAWYLEGVTVFDIYAKQIFQFPCERWLSGQDGDKKTYRILDVDKERDFMEALDRIKSKSSQAPGYKDSSDSDSSEILVNGQSYKNKVKSKDTSSSDYISDRDKKSIVHETPRTKQRHVLKSRTIDDDEHREDRSRSGPVFRLLSAHDNKQVDEIYMEAQGKSKTSELVKETNKPRQNEQKGSKDASSENETEKKHQLERGRAMELTMLQGKGIHDAVRAGDLERVKDLINSFNEMKDFRDGNGWTPIHLAAARGNIDILRWLVTSDADINAVTPTGYNAMHIAAMHGHMNSMMVLQAMGCSITSVTLDKQSALHLASKNGHLECIKWLVANRASITQKDNKGKTAGQLAEDNHFDQCADFLNVCLQEVRNPKSTFYQINEIENSLTPITEDCSSVLHETPRKVKTQNLYSS; translated from the exons ATGTCGTCGAATGATGTGATAAAAAGTGTAGCGAAAAGACT aaaatattactTTGAAATTCAAAGATTAGAAGATGGATTTGATTTATCAGATGTACATCAACCACTATTAGATCATCCACCTTTAAAAGTG AAAAATGCCAGAGAACCAATTAAATCCAAAAAAGAAGCACAAGTTAGAAAACTTTTGGAAAATTACATGAAAAGTTATTGTTTTCAG GAAGATTGCTTTTGCTTTAGTCATTCAAAAATGCTACCAGCCCGGAAG aaaacccTTCCAAATTGTTACTGCTTTCACCAAGCTAAAAAGTGTCCTCATGGGTTAAAACTTTCTAGTGGccttagaagaagaaaaaaacaaag AAACATAGTAGGAGGATGGCCATTGTTGAGATCTGTGCCTGATCAACATATCTCCAGAGGGGAAGCAACTAGATTGGTTAATTCAGCTACAAAAATATTAGCTGCCACT ACTAATTTAGGCCTTTATCCTGGAGCTGTTGATTATACATTGGTAAAATATGATCCAAGTTTATATACG aAGAATCAGcctaagaaacaaataacagcCAAATATTCTCCTGTTTATACAAGGAAAGAAAGAGCTTTATCTAGGCAGCAGAAAAAG TTTGTTGATGATTCAGATACAGAGAGTAACAGTAGTAG gTCTTCAGGATCCAGACCTCATTCTCCAACACCCTCCCACAGTTCCTCTAGGTCTTCTTCATCATCAAGTTCTAGTGGATACACAAAAAGTAGCGTTGTGTCTAATCGATCATCTAGCACTACAGATAAGCCATCCCCAACATCAGCAAGATTCAGATCTCAGGCATTCATCACTTTGCCTGAAACAGAGCAAAAGGAGGAGATTAAAGTTGTCCAGTCCACACAGACTGTTGACCTCATCAGTGAGCCTGCTGAACAACAGAAAAAG AGTCAAGAGGAAGTATGTGTTGGACCATTGTGTCAATATGAAGTGTATGTGCGTACTGGGAATCGCCTGGGAGCTAGTACCAAAGCATCTATTAAAATGATCATGTATGGAGAGAAGGGGCGAACCAAAGAGTTTGTACTAAAGGATTccaaaaaacataaaataccatTCCAGAAAGGAAGG gaaGATATGTTTGCTCTGACTGCTCATCACATTGGACAAattaaacaaatacaaataggTCATGACAGGAGTGAACTAA ACTATGCCTGGTATTTAGAAGGTGTCACTGTGTTTGATATTTACGCCAAGCAGATCTTTCAATTTCCATGTGAACGATGGCTGTCTGGTCAAGATGGCGATAAAAAAACCTACAGGATTTTAGATGTTGACAAAGAAAGAGATTTTATGGAAG cTTTGGATAGAATAAAGTCCAAATCTTCTCAAGCACCTGGATACAAGGATTCCTCTGACTCAGACAGTTCTGAAATCTTAGTCAATGGTCAAAGCTACAAAAACAAAGTCAAGTCTAAAGATACCTCTAGTTCTGATTACatttctgacagagataagaAGAGTATAGTGCATGAAACACCAAGAACTAAACAGAGACATGTCTTAAAG agcagGACAATAGATGATGATGAGCATAGAGaggatagatctagatccggGCCAGTCTTTAGACTACTTTCTGCACATGACAACAAACAGGTTGATGAAATTTACATGGAGGCACAAGGAAAAAGTAAAACCTCAGAGcttgtaaaagaaacaaataaacctAGGCAGAATGAGCAAAAAGGTAGCAAG GATGCATCATCTGAAAATGAAACTGAAAAAAAGCATCAGTTGGAGAGAGGTAGGGCTATGGAGCTCACAATGCTTCAAGGTAAAGGTATACATGATGCAGTACGTGCTGGGGACTTGGAGAGAGTTAAAGATCTGATTAACAGTTTCAATGAGATGAAAGA TTTTAGGGATGGAAATGGATGGACACCAATACACTTAGCAGCTGCCAGGGGGAATATTGATATATTACGATGGCTAGTAACAAGTGATGCTGATATCAATGCAGTGACACCTACTGGCTATAATGCTATGCATATTGCAGCTATGCATGGTCATATGAATTCAATGATG GTTCTGCAAGCAATGGGCTGTTCCATAACAAGTGTGACATTAGACAAACAGTCTGCTCTTCATTTAGcttctaaaaa tgGCCACTTAGAATGTATCAAATGGCTAGTAGCCAACAGGGCATCCATCACTCAGAAAGACAACAAAGGTAAAACAGCTGGCCAGCTAGCAGAAGACAACCACTTTGATCAGTGTGCTGACTTTCTAAATGTCTGCCTACAAGAAGTGAGAAATCCTAAAAGTACCTTTTACCAGataaatgaaattgaaaatag TTTGACTCCCATTACAGAAGACTGTAGTTCGGTGTTGCATGAAACACCAAGAAAAGTCAAAACTCAG aatcttTATTCAAGCTAG
- the LOC106068824 gene encoding uncharacterized protein LOC106068824 isoform X10 encodes MKSYCFQEDCFCFSHSKMLPARKKTLPNCYCFHQAKKCPHGLKLSSGLRRRKKQRNIVGGWPLLRSVPDQHISRGEATRLVNSATKILAATTNLGLYPGAVDYTLVKYDPSLYTKNQPKKQITAKYSPVYTRKERALSRQQKKFVDDSDTESNSSRSSGSRPHSPTPSHSSSRSSSSSSSSGYTKSSVVSNRSSSTTDKPSPTSARFRSQAFITLPETEQKEEIKVVQSTQTVDLISEPAEQQKKSQEEVCVGPLCQYEVYVRTGNRLGASTKASIKMIMYGEKGRTKEFVLKDSKKHKIPFQKGREDMFALTAHHIGQIKQIQIGHDRSELNYAWYLEGVTVFDIYAKQIFQFPCERWLSGQDGDKKTYRILDVDKERDFMEALDRIKSKSSQAPGYKDSSDSDSSEILVNGQSYKNKVKSKDTSSSDYISDRDKKSIVHETPRTKQRHVLKSRTIDDDEHREDRSRSGPVFRLLSAHDNKQVDEIYMEAQGKSKTSELVKETNKPRQNEQKGSKDASSENETEKKHQLERGRAMELTMLQGKGIHDAVRAGDLERVKDLINSFNEMKDFRDGNGWTPIHLAAARGNIDILRWLVTSDADINAVTPTGYNAMHIAAMHGHMNSMMVLQAMGCSITSVTLDKQSALHLASKNGHLECIKWLVANRASITQKDNKGKTAGQLAEDNHFDQCADFLNVCLQEVRNPKSTFYQINEIENSLTPITEDCSSVLHETPRKVKTQNLYSS; translated from the exons ATGAAAAGTTATTGTTTTCAG GAAGATTGCTTTTGCTTTAGTCATTCAAAAATGCTACCAGCCCGGAAG aaaacccTTCCAAATTGTTACTGCTTTCACCAAGCTAAAAAGTGTCCTCATGGGTTAAAACTTTCTAGTGGccttagaagaagaaaaaaacaaag AAACATAGTAGGAGGATGGCCATTGTTGAGATCTGTGCCTGATCAACATATCTCCAGAGGGGAAGCAACTAGATTGGTTAATTCAGCTACAAAAATATTAGCTGCCACT ACTAATTTAGGCCTTTATCCTGGAGCTGTTGATTATACATTGGTAAAATATGATCCAAGTTTATATACG aAGAATCAGcctaagaaacaaataacagcCAAATATTCTCCTGTTTATACAAGGAAAGAAAGAGCTTTATCTAGGCAGCAGAAAAAG TTTGTTGATGATTCAGATACAGAGAGTAACAGTAGTAG gTCTTCAGGATCCAGACCTCATTCTCCAACACCCTCCCACAGTTCCTCTAGGTCTTCTTCATCATCAAGTTCTAGTGGATACACAAAAAGTAGCGTTGTGTCTAATCGATCATCTAGCACTACAGATAAGCCATCCCCAACATCAGCAAGATTCAGATCTCAGGCATTCATCACTTTGCCTGAAACAGAGCAAAAGGAGGAGATTAAAGTTGTCCAGTCCACACAGACTGTTGACCTCATCAGTGAGCCTGCTGAACAACAGAAAAAG AGTCAAGAGGAAGTATGTGTTGGACCATTGTGTCAATATGAAGTGTATGTGCGTACTGGGAATCGCCTGGGAGCTAGTACCAAAGCATCTATTAAAATGATCATGTATGGAGAGAAGGGGCGAACCAAAGAGTTTGTACTAAAGGATTccaaaaaacataaaataccatTCCAGAAAGGAAGG gaaGATATGTTTGCTCTGACTGCTCATCACATTGGACAAattaaacaaatacaaataggTCATGACAGGAGTGAACTAA ACTATGCCTGGTATTTAGAAGGTGTCACTGTGTTTGATATTTACGCCAAGCAGATCTTTCAATTTCCATGTGAACGATGGCTGTCTGGTCAAGATGGCGATAAAAAAACCTACAGGATTTTAGATGTTGACAAAGAAAGAGATTTTATGGAAG cTTTGGATAGAATAAAGTCCAAATCTTCTCAAGCACCTGGATACAAGGATTCCTCTGACTCAGACAGTTCTGAAATCTTAGTCAATGGTCAAAGCTACAAAAACAAAGTCAAGTCTAAAGATACCTCTAGTTCTGATTACatttctgacagagataagaAGAGTATAGTGCATGAAACACCAAGAACTAAACAGAGACATGTCTTAAAG agcagGACAATAGATGATGATGAGCATAGAGaggatagatctagatccggGCCAGTCTTTAGACTACTTTCTGCACATGACAACAAACAGGTTGATGAAATTTACATGGAGGCACAAGGAAAAAGTAAAACCTCAGAGcttgtaaaagaaacaaataaacctAGGCAGAATGAGCAAAAAGGTAGCAAG GATGCATCATCTGAAAATGAAACTGAAAAAAAGCATCAGTTGGAGAGAGGTAGGGCTATGGAGCTCACAATGCTTCAAGGTAAAGGTATACATGATGCAGTACGTGCTGGGGACTTGGAGAGAGTTAAAGATCTGATTAACAGTTTCAATGAGATGAAAGA TTTTAGGGATGGAAATGGATGGACACCAATACACTTAGCAGCTGCCAGGGGGAATATTGATATATTACGATGGCTAGTAACAAGTGATGCTGATATCAATGCAGTGACACCTACTGGCTATAATGCTATGCATATTGCAGCTATGCATGGTCATATGAATTCAATGATG GTTCTGCAAGCAATGGGCTGTTCCATAACAAGTGTGACATTAGACAAACAGTCTGCTCTTCATTTAGcttctaaaaa tgGCCACTTAGAATGTATCAAATGGCTAGTAGCCAACAGGGCATCCATCACTCAGAAAGACAACAAAGGTAAAACAGCTGGCCAGCTAGCAGAAGACAACCACTTTGATCAGTGTGCTGACTTTCTAAATGTCTGCCTACAAGAAGTGAGAAATCCTAAAAGTACCTTTTACCAGataaatgaaattgaaaatag TTTGACTCCCATTACAGAAGACTGTAGTTCGGTGTTGCATGAAACACCAAGAAAAGTCAAAACTCAG aatcttTATTCAAGCTAG
- the LOC106068824 gene encoding uncharacterized protein LOC106068824 isoform X11, which translates to MKSYCFQKTLPNCYCFHQAKKCPHGLKLSSGLRRRKKQRNIVGGWPLLRSVPDQHISRGEATRLVNSATKILAATTNLGLYPGAVDYTLVKYDPSLYTKNQPKKQITAKYSPVYTRKERALSRQQKKFVDDSDTESNSSRSSGSRPHSPTPSHSSSRSSSSSSSSGYTKSSVVSNRSSSTTDKPSPTSARFRSQAFITLPETEQKEEIKVVQSTQTVDLISEPAEQQKKSQEEVCVGPLCQYEVYVRTGNRLGASTKASIKMIMYGEKGRTKEFVLKDSKKHKIPFQKGREDMFALTAHHIGQIKQIQIGHDRSELNYAWYLEGVTVFDIYAKQIFQFPCERWLSGQDGDKKTYRILDVDKERDFMEALDRIKSKSSQAPGYKDSSDSDSSEILVNGQSYKNKVKSKDTSSSDYISDRDKKSIVHETPRTKQRHVLKSRTIDDDEHREDRSRSGPVFRLLSAHDNKQVDEIYMEAQGKSKTSELVKETNKPRQNEQKGSKDASSENETEKKHQLERGRAMELTMLQGKGIHDAVRAGDLERVKDLINSFNEMKDFRDGNGWTPIHLAAARGNIDILRWLVTSDADINAVTPTGYNAMHIAAMHGHMNSMMVLQAMGCSITSVTLDKQSALHLASKNGHLECIKWLVANRASITQKDNKGKTAGQLAEDNHFDQCADFLNVCLQEVRNPKSTFYQINEIENSLTPITEDCSSVLHETPRKVKTQNLYSS; encoded by the exons ATGAAAAGTTATTGTTTTCAG aaaacccTTCCAAATTGTTACTGCTTTCACCAAGCTAAAAAGTGTCCTCATGGGTTAAAACTTTCTAGTGGccttagaagaagaaaaaaacaaag AAACATAGTAGGAGGATGGCCATTGTTGAGATCTGTGCCTGATCAACATATCTCCAGAGGGGAAGCAACTAGATTGGTTAATTCAGCTACAAAAATATTAGCTGCCACT ACTAATTTAGGCCTTTATCCTGGAGCTGTTGATTATACATTGGTAAAATATGATCCAAGTTTATATACG aAGAATCAGcctaagaaacaaataacagcCAAATATTCTCCTGTTTATACAAGGAAAGAAAGAGCTTTATCTAGGCAGCAGAAAAAG TTTGTTGATGATTCAGATACAGAGAGTAACAGTAGTAG gTCTTCAGGATCCAGACCTCATTCTCCAACACCCTCCCACAGTTCCTCTAGGTCTTCTTCATCATCAAGTTCTAGTGGATACACAAAAAGTAGCGTTGTGTCTAATCGATCATCTAGCACTACAGATAAGCCATCCCCAACATCAGCAAGATTCAGATCTCAGGCATTCATCACTTTGCCTGAAACAGAGCAAAAGGAGGAGATTAAAGTTGTCCAGTCCACACAGACTGTTGACCTCATCAGTGAGCCTGCTGAACAACAGAAAAAG AGTCAAGAGGAAGTATGTGTTGGACCATTGTGTCAATATGAAGTGTATGTGCGTACTGGGAATCGCCTGGGAGCTAGTACCAAAGCATCTATTAAAATGATCATGTATGGAGAGAAGGGGCGAACCAAAGAGTTTGTACTAAAGGATTccaaaaaacataaaataccatTCCAGAAAGGAAGG gaaGATATGTTTGCTCTGACTGCTCATCACATTGGACAAattaaacaaatacaaataggTCATGACAGGAGTGAACTAA ACTATGCCTGGTATTTAGAAGGTGTCACTGTGTTTGATATTTACGCCAAGCAGATCTTTCAATTTCCATGTGAACGATGGCTGTCTGGTCAAGATGGCGATAAAAAAACCTACAGGATTTTAGATGTTGACAAAGAAAGAGATTTTATGGAAG cTTTGGATAGAATAAAGTCCAAATCTTCTCAAGCACCTGGATACAAGGATTCCTCTGACTCAGACAGTTCTGAAATCTTAGTCAATGGTCAAAGCTACAAAAACAAAGTCAAGTCTAAAGATACCTCTAGTTCTGATTACatttctgacagagataagaAGAGTATAGTGCATGAAACACCAAGAACTAAACAGAGACATGTCTTAAAG agcagGACAATAGATGATGATGAGCATAGAGaggatagatctagatccggGCCAGTCTTTAGACTACTTTCTGCACATGACAACAAACAGGTTGATGAAATTTACATGGAGGCACAAGGAAAAAGTAAAACCTCAGAGcttgtaaaagaaacaaataaacctAGGCAGAATGAGCAAAAAGGTAGCAAG GATGCATCATCTGAAAATGAAACTGAAAAAAAGCATCAGTTGGAGAGAGGTAGGGCTATGGAGCTCACAATGCTTCAAGGTAAAGGTATACATGATGCAGTACGTGCTGGGGACTTGGAGAGAGTTAAAGATCTGATTAACAGTTTCAATGAGATGAAAGA TTTTAGGGATGGAAATGGATGGACACCAATACACTTAGCAGCTGCCAGGGGGAATATTGATATATTACGATGGCTAGTAACAAGTGATGCTGATATCAATGCAGTGACACCTACTGGCTATAATGCTATGCATATTGCAGCTATGCATGGTCATATGAATTCAATGATG GTTCTGCAAGCAATGGGCTGTTCCATAACAAGTGTGACATTAGACAAACAGTCTGCTCTTCATTTAGcttctaaaaa tgGCCACTTAGAATGTATCAAATGGCTAGTAGCCAACAGGGCATCCATCACTCAGAAAGACAACAAAGGTAAAACAGCTGGCCAGCTAGCAGAAGACAACCACTTTGATCAGTGTGCTGACTTTCTAAATGTCTGCCTACAAGAAGTGAGAAATCCTAAAAGTACCTTTTACCAGataaatgaaattgaaaatag TTTGACTCCCATTACAGAAGACTGTAGTTCGGTGTTGCATGAAACACCAAGAAAAGTCAAAACTCAG aatcttTATTCAAGCTAG